In a genomic window of Occallatibacter riparius:
- a CDS encoding tetratricopeptide repeat protein has translation MVRPLLLFVVVCSSLPIALAQDNGAPLPKPAPPLAPIARPDDSVITKKVSGSINAIVVEARRATAEGRYADSEAMMLKVTHDNPTLILPWVELGAAQLGLKKFDDAKTSYMTALGIDPATIQKARSDNFYVQPDAPGVVAASATRASRNTAGDDVVVTTDSRTPEVVGVSWAGLGEIYAHEKKTAEAQAAFDKAVKTLPARAPQFRHNETVVFFLAGNSDAQLEAANQAIALDPTRPANYYFKGQALVAKATMDSSGKMILPPGCADAYQKYLQLDPKGPYSSDAKAILAGAGITK, from the coding sequence ATGGTCCGCCCATTGCTGCTGTTCGTAGTCGTCTGCTCGTCGCTGCCTATCGCCCTGGCCCAGGACAATGGCGCCCCCTTGCCGAAGCCCGCTCCGCCCCTCGCTCCCATTGCCCGACCCGACGATAGTGTCATCACCAAGAAGGTCTCCGGGAGCATTAACGCAATCGTTGTCGAGGCTCGCCGAGCCACTGCGGAGGGCCGCTACGCAGACTCAGAAGCCATGATGCTCAAAGTCACCCATGACAATCCAACCCTGATCCTGCCCTGGGTAGAACTTGGGGCTGCGCAACTGGGTCTGAAGAAGTTCGACGATGCGAAGACCAGCTACATGACGGCGCTCGGGATAGACCCGGCCACCATTCAGAAGGCTCGCTCCGACAACTTTTACGTGCAACCCGACGCTCCGGGTGTTGTCGCCGCCTCAGCGACACGCGCGTCGCGCAATACTGCCGGAGATGATGTAGTCGTCACTACGGATTCGCGCACGCCGGAAGTTGTAGGCGTCTCATGGGCCGGACTGGGCGAAATCTACGCGCACGAAAAGAAAACAGCCGAGGCCCAGGCCGCCTTCGATAAGGCAGTCAAGACCCTGCCGGCTCGCGCACCGCAGTTCCGCCACAACGAAACGGTGGTGTTCTTCCTGGCGGGCAACTCTGACGCACAACTCGAAGCCGCCAATCAGGCCATCGCCCTCGATCCGACTCGCCCTGCCAATTACTACTTCAAGGGCCAGGCTCTGGTCGCGAAGGCGACCATGGATTCCTCGGGCAAGATGATTCTGCCGCCGGGTTGCGCCGATGCTTATCAGAAGTACCTGCAACTCGATCCGAAGGGCCCCTATTCCTCGGACGCAAAAGCAATTCTTGCCGGGGCTGGCATCACGAAATAA
- a CDS encoding MBL fold metallo-hydrolase: protein MCQFHDKHSLQPHSHALSHRHVVPERLPTRRDFLRTLMGTTLTGASMMELAWHRAAWARTTAPASEAKLFDLQKAADGVFFAHARPQTVINCNAAVFVRSKDVVVVDAHSKPSAAASLIQQIRSEITDKPVRYVINTHFHWDHMQGTQAYKETGSQVDIIASEATKQNMSQYSMDRLKQSLDEMSKQIEVLRERAGKASSAAEKAFCADEISHIQAYQAEMKDFTLELPTITFDKTHLLQDAAFDLHLEWHGRSHTSGDVFVFCPQLRAIATGDASHCWVPNIGDGYPRQWPATIDEVAKADFQHVLGGHGPMQNNRTVMMSQRNFIEELAERVSDGKAAGQQLDEIKKRITVASLKSLQSNGYGEFLQRTQWAENTHFGSTPPLQNDVSGCVADVYRNLDRT from the coding sequence ATGTGCCAGTTCCACGACAAGCATTCTCTTCAGCCTCACTCGCACGCGCTCTCGCACCGCCATGTGGTCCCGGAACGACTGCCTACGCGCCGTGATTTCCTGCGCACCCTGATGGGGACTACGCTCACCGGCGCATCCATGATGGAGCTTGCCTGGCACCGCGCCGCATGGGCTCGCACTACTGCGCCGGCCAGCGAGGCCAAGCTTTTCGACTTGCAGAAGGCCGCCGACGGAGTTTTCTTCGCCCATGCGCGCCCACAGACCGTAATTAACTGCAATGCTGCAGTGTTTGTGCGCTCGAAGGATGTGGTGGTTGTCGATGCGCATTCGAAGCCCTCGGCCGCCGCGTCGTTGATCCAGCAGATTCGCAGTGAGATCACCGACAAGCCTGTTCGCTATGTGATCAACACGCATTTCCATTGGGATCACATGCAGGGCACGCAAGCCTATAAGGAGACAGGTTCGCAGGTCGACATCATCGCCAGCGAAGCCACAAAGCAGAACATGTCGCAGTATTCGATGGACCGGCTGAAGCAGTCGCTCGATGAAATGTCGAAGCAGATCGAAGTGCTGCGCGAGCGGGCAGGCAAGGCGTCGTCGGCTGCCGAGAAGGCTTTCTGCGCTGACGAGATCAGTCACATCCAGGCCTACCAGGCGGAGATGAAGGACTTCACGCTGGAACTGCCGACCATCACGTTCGACAAGACACACCTGCTTCAGGATGCGGCCTTCGATCTGCACCTGGAGTGGCATGGGCGCTCGCATACCTCTGGCGATGTGTTCGTGTTCTGCCCCCAGCTGCGTGCCATCGCGACAGGCGACGCGAGCCACTGCTGGGTACCGAATATAGGCGACGGATATCCGCGGCAGTGGCCGGCAACCATCGACGAGGTTGCCAAGGCAGACTTTCAGCATGTGCTCGGCGGCCACGGACCGATGCAGAACAACCGCACCGTGATGATGAGCCAGAGAAACTTTATCGAGGAGCTGGCCGAGCGCGTGTCAGACGGCAAAGCCGCCGGGCAGCAGCTCGACGAGATAAAGAAGCGGATCACGGTCGCATCGCTCAAGTCTCTGCAATCCAACGGATACGGCGAGTTTCTGCAGAGGACCCAATGGGCCGAGAACACCCATTTCGGATCGACGCCGCCGCTGCAGAACGACGTGAGCGGATGTGTCGCGGATGTCTACCGGAACCTGGATCGGACCTAG
- a CDS encoding antibiotic biosynthesis monooxygenase family protein, whose amino-acid sequence MIARHWRGWTKPEDADAYEKLLRDTVLPEIQNIEGHKGVLLLRNDGPQECQFVVINFFESLDAVKRFAGNDYRVPVFEPEARRLLSRVDPFANHFDVRAAHLPE is encoded by the coding sequence ATGATCGCACGTCACTGGCGTGGATGGACAAAACCTGAAGATGCTGATGCTTACGAGAAACTCCTGCGCGACACTGTGTTGCCCGAGATCCAGAACATTGAGGGGCACAAGGGCGTTCTTCTCCTCCGCAACGACGGGCCCCAGGAGTGCCAGTTCGTCGTGATCAACTTCTTTGAGTCGCTGGACGCGGTGAAGCGCTTTGCCGGCAATGACTACCGGGTTCCGGTTTTTGAGCCAGAGGCAAGACGTCTGCTCTCGCGCGTCGATCCGTTTGCCAATCATTTTGACGTGCGGGCCGCCCACCTGCCGGAATAG
- a CDS encoding type II toxin-antitoxin system Phd/YefM family antitoxin — translation MQIGAFEAKNTLGSLLDRVQQGEEIEITRHGKVVARLVPTSGAVDRVAARAAFDRIRARAPQARVKFDWAELKTDRDTGRP, via the coding sequence GTGCAGATTGGCGCGTTTGAAGCAAAGAACACATTAGGCTCACTTCTCGATCGGGTTCAGCAGGGTGAGGAGATTGAGATCACGCGACACGGCAAGGTGGTCGCGCGATTGGTTCCCACCAGCGGAGCTGTTGACCGAGTCGCAGCGCGTGCCGCATTCGACCGAATCCGCGCGCGTGCACCTCAGGCAAGAGTCAAGTTCGATTGGGCGGAACTTAAAACAGACCGCGACACGGGTCGTCCATGA
- a CDS encoding type II toxin-antitoxin system VapC family toxin has protein sequence MSLVLDSSVTLASVYPDEASHAVLEAFARVIAEGAWVPALWRLEVANVLEMGVRRARIDADFREAALRDLALLPIRIDSETNTHAWSETLRIAEKHRLTLYDAAYLELAIRRALPLATLDSELRGAALSEDVELLGM, from the coding sequence ATGAGTCTCGTGCTCGACAGTTCGGTCACTTTGGCTTCTGTCTATCCTGACGAAGCAAGCCACGCCGTACTCGAGGCTTTTGCTCGAGTGATTGCAGAGGGCGCGTGGGTTCCCGCCCTCTGGAGGCTTGAAGTGGCGAATGTGCTGGAGATGGGTGTTCGCCGCGCCCGTATCGATGCAGATTTTCGCGAAGCCGCGCTGCGCGACTTGGCGCTTCTGCCCATTCGGATTGACTCGGAAACGAATACGCACGCGTGGAGCGAAACACTGCGCATTGCCGAAAAACACAGGTTGACCCTCTACGATGCGGCATATCTTGAGTTGGCCATTCGTAGGGCGTTGCCTCTTGCTACGCTAGACTCCGAACTAAGAGGCGCAGCTCTATCTGAGGATGTGGAATTGCTGGGAATGTAG
- the rimO gene encoding 30S ribosomal protein S12 methylthiotransferase RimO, producing the protein MMGLLDRAGARLTGKPEEAEILVVNTCSFIDSAKQESVDTILEMARHKTEGRASKLIVAGCLVERYRDEIRKNIPEVDAVVGTGELESILEAAGVQQAPRPASPFNILTSVQAEVHLGQESLSGTHKAPAVRPTPARAEGDLREQQGRFTRDDWEGAAHMLPTYLYDETTPRLLATGKASAYIKIAEGCDHPCTFCVIPNLRGKFRSRRFESVVAEARSLVERGVQEITLIGQDTTCYGEDLGLKDGLALLLDELAKIEGLRWLRFLYAYPNRITGKLLETIAKHDNICKYLDVPLQHASASVLKSMKRGAGADIFLKTLDKVRAAVPGIALRTSFIVGFPGETAEDVKVLEDFVKAAKFDWLGVFTYSDEEGSGAFAYDGKVAKRTIESRKRKLMKLQQGISKEAKQQWVGRELVILAEGESEETPLLWEGRTQFHAPEIDGKVYINDFGDLEALEGGRFYRAEITEAHDYDLVARITSGPM; encoded by the coding sequence ATGATGGGGCTGCTGGACCGCGCCGGTGCGCGGCTGACCGGGAAGCCCGAAGAGGCTGAGATCCTGGTCGTGAATACCTGCAGCTTTATTGACTCCGCCAAGCAGGAATCCGTCGACACGATTCTGGAGATGGCGCGCCACAAGACTGAAGGCCGCGCGTCGAAGTTGATCGTTGCCGGGTGTCTGGTCGAGCGCTATCGCGACGAGATCCGCAAGAACATTCCCGAGGTGGACGCGGTCGTCGGCACGGGCGAACTCGAGTCGATTCTGGAAGCTGCGGGCGTGCAGCAGGCGCCCAGGCCGGCTTCGCCGTTCAATATCCTGACCAGCGTTCAGGCTGAGGTGCACTTGGGGCAGGAATCGCTCTCAGGCACCCACAAAGCACCTGCGGTGCGGCCAACTCCGGCGAGAGCTGAGGGCGATCTGAGGGAGCAGCAGGGCCGCTTTACCCGCGACGATTGGGAAGGCGCGGCGCACATGCTGCCCACTTACCTCTACGACGAGACCACACCGCGGCTCTTGGCGACCGGCAAGGCATCGGCTTACATCAAGATTGCCGAAGGCTGCGATCACCCGTGCACGTTCTGCGTGATTCCCAACCTGCGCGGCAAGTTCCGCTCGCGACGGTTTGAGTCGGTTGTGGCCGAGGCACGCAGCCTCGTCGAGCGCGGCGTGCAGGAGATCACGCTGATCGGCCAGGACACGACCTGCTACGGCGAGGACCTGGGCCTGAAGGATGGCCTCGCGCTTCTGCTCGATGAATTGGCAAAGATCGAAGGCCTGCGCTGGCTGCGGTTCCTCTATGCCTATCCCAATCGAATCACAGGCAAGCTGCTGGAGACGATCGCTAAGCACGACAACATCTGCAAGTATCTGGACGTGCCTCTGCAACACGCGTCTGCGTCGGTGCTCAAGTCGATGAAGCGCGGCGCCGGGGCCGACATCTTCCTGAAGACTCTGGACAAGGTACGCGCCGCCGTTCCGGGCATCGCCCTGCGCACGTCATTCATCGTCGGCTTCCCGGGCGAGACCGCTGAAGATGTGAAGGTGCTTGAGGATTTCGTGAAAGCCGCGAAATTCGATTGGCTGGGCGTGTTCACCTATTCGGATGAAGAAGGCTCGGGGGCATTCGCCTACGACGGCAAAGTCGCCAAGCGCACCATCGAATCCCGCAAGCGCAAGCTGATGAAGCTGCAGCAGGGCATCTCGAAGGAGGCCAAGCAGCAGTGGGTCGGACGTGAACTGGTGATCCTGGCCGAGGGCGAAAGCGAAGAGACGCCGCTGCTCTGGGAAGGCCGCACGCAGTTCCACGCGCCCGAGATCGATGGCAAGGTGTACATCAACGACTTCGGCGATCTGGAAGCGCTGGAGGGCGGCCGCTTTTATCGCGCGGAGATTACCGAGGCGCACGACTATGACCTGGTGGCGCGGATTACTTCGGGCCCCATGTAA